Proteins encoded together in one Corallococcus caeni window:
- a CDS encoding OprO/OprP family phosphate-selective porin, whose amino-acid sequence MSAFPTAALAAATRLLLASTQARAQAAEPPVVQVSEEGFTLSSADKAFVLKLRGQLQGDGRFYLADTDRTGTNTFIVRRMRPILEGTLFGFVDFRLMPDFGYGQSIIQDAYIDFRPGEWVRLRAGRFKTPFGLELLQSDMDNPFIERSLTVDLVPNRDEGLELHGEGEGGRWQYSLAVVNGDPDGASTDANIDDSFDLVARVFALPFKGREPSFLQGLGLGIAATRGLQFGTDTNTGLAPARSTGQETIFSYLSNADTGETVTAHGLHLRLAPQGHFYWGHFGLLAEYVRSSQEVQRGDARARLHHHAWQTAVSWVFGGKASFEGARPTRPFNPKTLEGGALEVAARYHALDLDDASFPRFANPSRSVSHAKGFGVATTFAFNRRVRFALNFHRTNYEGGAPEGDRPPENALLSRFQLTF is encoded by the coding sequence GTGTCCGCCTTCCCCACCGCCGCCCTCGCAGCCGCCACGCGCCTGCTGCTCGCTTCGACCCAGGCGCGGGCCCAGGCCGCGGAGCCGCCGGTCGTCCAGGTGTCGGAAGAAGGCTTCACGCTGTCGTCCGCGGACAAGGCCTTCGTGCTCAAGCTGCGCGGGCAGCTCCAGGGTGACGGGCGCTTCTACCTGGCGGACACGGACCGCACCGGCACCAACACGTTCATCGTGCGGCGCATGCGCCCCATCCTGGAGGGGACGCTCTTCGGCTTCGTCGACTTCCGCCTCATGCCGGACTTCGGCTATGGGCAGTCCATCATCCAGGACGCGTACATCGATTTCCGTCCGGGGGAGTGGGTCCGCCTGCGCGCGGGCCGGTTCAAGACGCCGTTCGGACTGGAGCTGCTCCAGTCCGACATGGACAACCCCTTCATCGAGCGCTCGCTCACGGTGGACCTGGTCCCCAACCGCGACGAGGGCCTGGAGCTTCACGGCGAGGGCGAAGGCGGCCGGTGGCAGTACTCGCTGGCGGTGGTGAACGGCGACCCCGACGGCGCCAGCACCGACGCCAACATCGATGACAGCTTCGACCTGGTCGCCCGCGTCTTCGCCCTGCCCTTCAAGGGGCGTGAGCCGTCCTTCCTCCAGGGGCTGGGGCTGGGGATCGCGGCGACGCGCGGCCTCCAGTTCGGCACGGACACCAACACCGGCCTCGCGCCCGCGCGCAGCACGGGCCAGGAGACCATCTTCAGCTACCTGAGCAACGCGGACACCGGGGAGACCGTCACCGCGCACGGCCTGCACCTGCGGCTCGCGCCCCAGGGCCACTTCTACTGGGGGCACTTCGGCCTCCTCGCGGAGTACGTGCGCTCGTCCCAGGAGGTCCAGCGGGGGGACGCGCGCGCGAGGCTGCACCACCACGCGTGGCAGACGGCGGTGTCGTGGGTGTTCGGAGGGAAGGCCTCCTTCGAGGGCGCCCGGCCGACGAGGCCGTTCAACCCGAAGACGCTGGAGGGCGGCGCGCTGGAGGTGGCGGCGCGCTACCACGCGCTGGACCTGGACGACGCCTCCTTCCCCCGCTTCGCCAACCCCTCCCGGTCCGTGAGCCACGCGAAGGGCTTCGGCGTGGCCACCACCTTCGCCTTCAACCGGCGCGTGCGCTTCGCCCTGAACTTCCACCGCACGAACTACGAGGGCGGCGCCCCGGAGGGCGACCGGCCTCCGGAGAACGCCCTCCTGTCCCGCTTCCAGCTCACGTTCTGA
- the coaA gene encoding type I pantothenate kinase has protein sequence MSVTKPRAASMYVDLDRDAWRELRDSTPMTLTAEEVEKLRGLGDRLDIHEVEDVYLPLSRLLHLQVASAQSLWAAQQAFMGHSVRKVPFIIAVAGSVAVGKSTTSRILQALLARWPDHPRVALVTTDGFLHPNRVLAERGIMNRKGFPESYDRRALVRFLAELKAGREEVTAPVYSHLVYDIVPEEAQSIRQPDILILEGLNVLQTGPVEGGRLPQTFLSDFFDFSIYVDANETDIRHWYVERFLHLWETAFRDERSFFRRFSELTREQAIARAASVWAEINGPNLAENIAPTRSRARLILVKGSDHKVRRVRMRKL, from the coding sequence ATGTCCGTGACCAAGCCCCGCGCCGCATCGATGTACGTCGACCTGGACCGCGACGCGTGGCGCGAGCTCCGGGACTCCACGCCGATGACGTTGACGGCGGAGGAGGTGGAGAAGCTGCGGGGGCTGGGCGACCGGCTGGACATCCACGAGGTGGAGGACGTCTACCTGCCGCTGTCGCGCCTCCTGCACCTGCAGGTGGCGTCGGCGCAGTCGCTGTGGGCGGCGCAGCAGGCGTTCATGGGGCACTCGGTGCGCAAGGTGCCGTTCATCATCGCGGTGGCGGGCAGTGTGGCGGTGGGCAAGAGCACCACGTCGCGCATCCTCCAGGCGCTGCTGGCGCGCTGGCCGGATCATCCGCGCGTGGCGCTGGTGACGACGGACGGCTTCCTGCATCCCAACCGGGTGCTCGCCGAGCGGGGCATCATGAACCGCAAGGGCTTTCCGGAGAGCTACGACCGGCGCGCGCTGGTGCGCTTCCTGGCGGAGCTGAAGGCGGGGCGCGAGGAGGTGACGGCGCCGGTGTACTCGCACCTCGTCTACGACATCGTGCCGGAGGAGGCGCAGTCCATCCGGCAGCCGGACATCCTCATCCTGGAGGGGCTCAACGTCCTGCAGACGGGGCCGGTGGAGGGCGGGCGGCTGCCGCAGACGTTCCTGTCGGACTTCTTCGACTTCTCCATCTACGTGGACGCGAACGAGACGGACATCCGCCACTGGTACGTGGAGCGCTTCCTGCACCTGTGGGAGACGGCGTTCCGCGACGAGCGGTCCTTCTTCCGGCGCTTCTCGGAGCTCACGCGCGAGCAGGCCATCGCGAGGGCCGCGTCGGTGTGGGCGGAGATCAACGGGCCCAACCTGGCGGAGAACATCGCGCCCACGCGTTCACGGGCGCGGCTCATCCTGGTGAAGGGCAGCGACCACAAGGTCCGCCGCGTGCGGATGCGCAAGCTGTAG
- a CDS encoding cysteine synthase A: MAPRMGLLWDAVGNTPLLRIGSLSRQTGCDIVAKAEFMNPGGSIKDRAAKGMIQRAEATGQLKPGGTIVEGTAGNTGIGLGLLGRERGYRVVVTMPDNQAREKYELLEAMGVEVRRVPAVPFSNPSHFFHQARVLAEANGWAWMNQFENTANGDFHYETTGPEIWEQAEGKVDVLVAAVGSGGTLSGTSRYLKEKNPALRVVLVDPPGSGLYCQVRTGKMETAGSSITEGIGIMRLTENFRQARVDEAMRLEDQDMLEMLYHLAREDALVVGTSAALNVRAAWAVARKHQGQGLRIVTFLCDHGSRYASKVFNPEFLASKALTVKPLPAV, encoded by the coding sequence ATGGCGCCACGAATGGGGTTGCTCTGGGACGCGGTGGGGAACACGCCGCTGTTGCGCATTGGCTCGCTCAGCCGCCAGACGGGCTGTGACATCGTCGCCAAGGCGGAGTTCATGAACCCGGGCGGCAGCATCAAGGACCGGGCCGCGAAGGGCATGATTCAACGCGCGGAGGCCACGGGGCAGCTGAAGCCCGGCGGCACCATTGTCGAAGGCACCGCGGGCAACACGGGCATCGGCCTGGGGTTGCTGGGGCGCGAGCGCGGCTACCGGGTGGTGGTGACGATGCCAGACAACCAGGCGCGAGAGAAGTACGAGCTCCTGGAGGCGATGGGCGTGGAGGTGCGGCGGGTGCCGGCGGTGCCGTTCTCCAATCCCTCGCATTTCTTCCACCAGGCGCGGGTGCTGGCGGAGGCGAACGGCTGGGCGTGGATGAACCAGTTCGAGAACACGGCGAACGGCGACTTCCACTACGAGACGACGGGGCCGGAGATCTGGGAGCAGGCGGAAGGCAAGGTGGACGTGCTGGTGGCGGCGGTGGGCAGCGGCGGCACGCTGTCCGGGACGAGCCGCTACCTGAAGGAGAAGAACCCGGCCCTGCGAGTGGTGTTGGTGGATCCGCCGGGGTCGGGGCTCTACTGCCAGGTGCGCACGGGGAAGATGGAGACGGCGGGGAGTTCCATCACGGAAGGCATTGGCATCATGCGGCTGACGGAGAACTTCCGGCAGGCGCGCGTGGATGAGGCGATGCGCCTGGAGGACCAGGACATGCTGGAGATGCTCTACCACCTGGCGCGCGAGGACGCGCTGGTGGTGGGCACCTCCGCGGCCCTGAACGTGCGGGCCGCGTGGGCGGTGGCGCGCAAGCACCAGGGACAGGGCCTGCGCATCGTCACGTTCCTGTGCGACCACGGCAGCCGCTACGCCTCCAAGGTGTTCAACCCGGAGTTCCTCGCGTCGAAAGCGCTCACGGTGAAGCCGCTGCCGGCGGTGTGA
- a CDS encoding type I restriction enzyme HsdR N-terminal domain-containing protein gives MDANQLLELVKRYQDSRNFITNEETAKQALVVPFIRLLGYDPGLPREVRLEYSADFVQGDGKKLPDRMDFAIFDQTGLKPLIVIETKPLGTDLKSRAQQLARYLSQLPELHFGIITDGCHYLFFGDLENPNVMDPEPFFTFSLEDTKSDWAKVAKFLSKFSRESFNATTLITDAENSRYRQGMIDKLSAALKSPGEHEGFLKWLTEDIYKGKRTTAVMERLAEVAKEAIEPTLLRVMGDDFLDKLKERIQRLNEGVEPSTAKEGANVVKADSAKPFETESRAPGDDKARPPVETTEEELSFFGIIRDICTKNGHAAEDVLYRDTASYFNVSFKKPTKWFVRFFGNGKRKSLATWVPVEEAKALAAGFEVEASPAAFGVSRVYIQSIPEVWALKALVARSLELSLTAKEEAPAEPTLKVVASQ, from the coding sequence GTGGACGCGAATCAACTGCTGGAGCTGGTCAAGCGTTATCAGGACTCCAGGAACTTCATCACCAACGAAGAGACCGCCAAGCAGGCGCTGGTGGTCCCCTTCATCCGGCTGCTTGGCTACGACCCCGGCCTTCCACGGGAGGTGCGTCTGGAATACTCGGCGGACTTCGTCCAGGGCGACGGCAAGAAGCTCCCGGACCGGATGGACTTCGCCATCTTCGACCAGACGGGACTGAAGCCTCTCATCGTCATCGAGACCAAGCCCCTGGGCACGGACCTGAAGTCCCGCGCCCAGCAGCTGGCCCGCTACCTCTCCCAGCTCCCGGAACTCCACTTCGGCATCATCACGGATGGGTGCCACTACCTGTTCTTCGGTGACCTGGAGAACCCCAACGTCATGGACCCGGAGCCCTTCTTCACGTTCTCCCTGGAGGACACGAAGTCGGACTGGGCCAAGGTCGCGAAGTTCCTCTCCAAGTTCAGCCGCGAGTCCTTCAACGCCACGACGCTCATCACCGACGCGGAGAACAGCCGCTACCGCCAGGGGATGATCGACAAGCTGTCCGCCGCCCTGAAGTCCCCCGGCGAGCACGAGGGCTTCCTCAAGTGGCTCACCGAGGACATCTACAAGGGGAAGCGGACCACCGCCGTCATGGAACGCCTCGCGGAGGTCGCGAAGGAGGCCATCGAGCCCACCCTCCTCCGCGTCATGGGCGATGACTTCCTCGACAAGCTCAAGGAGCGCATCCAGCGGTTGAACGAAGGCGTGGAGCCGTCCACCGCCAAGGAGGGCGCCAACGTCGTGAAGGCCGACAGCGCGAAGCCCTTCGAAACGGAGTCCCGCGCCCCGGGCGACGACAAGGCACGCCCCCCGGTGGAGACCACCGAGGAGGAGCTGTCCTTCTTCGGCATCATCCGGGACATCTGCACCAAGAACGGCCACGCGGCGGAGGACGTCCTCTACCGGGACACCGCGAGCTACTTCAACGTGTCGTTCAAGAAGCCCACGAAGTGGTTCGTGCGCTTCTTCGGCAATGGCAAGCGCAAGAGCCTTGCCACCTGGGTCCCGGTGGAGGAGGCGAAGGCGCTCGCCGCGGGCTTCGAGGTCGAAGCGTCCCCCGCCGCCTTTGGCGTGAGCCGGGTCTACATCCAGTCGATTCCAGAGGTGTGGGCGCTCAAGGCGCTGGTCGCCCGGAGCCTGGAGCTGTCCCTCACCGCCAAGGAGGAGGCGCCCGCGGAGCCCACCCTCAAGGTGGTCGCCAGCCAGTAG
- a CDS encoding FadR/GntR family transcriptional regulator, giving the protein MVMVRVGLVAYVEEQLERAIALGMLPRGQFGSEEKLAREFGCCRGTVREALRRLAARGLVVQRSGRKTRAVALDESLTLENLGLALHDERSEECRRLLEGYFSLKRQVLVELLADCCANASEAQVSQLESTCYALWDAARWEPGARCAQLEFELLRLAAHAAARPGHLLLIQSLQRAMRGNAARLQFLMGGESLRQWAICAMHALGDRDVRALTHELPALLKACDEGVLDAFAPALREHAPSEDSRAQESHSEACASTAAQDEALEPRPCVDEGGIDCLASTVEDNKMLESASCPNEGESPPMEPDRVALCPQTDLELASSKPGRERVAEDVVGAVLGTLSDCRAAWDNFNPEGGLPSEPPSTCFCGHRCTDNCLF; this is encoded by the coding sequence ATGGTGATGGTGCGGGTGGGACTCGTGGCGTACGTGGAGGAGCAACTCGAGCGCGCGATTGCGCTGGGGATGCTGCCGAGGGGGCAGTTCGGCTCGGAAGAGAAGCTGGCGCGTGAGTTCGGGTGCTGCCGGGGTACCGTTCGGGAGGCGTTGCGACGGCTGGCGGCGCGAGGCCTGGTGGTGCAGCGCTCCGGACGGAAGACGCGCGCGGTGGCGCTCGATGAGTCGTTGACGCTGGAGAACCTGGGCCTGGCTCTGCATGACGAGCGCTCGGAGGAGTGCCGGCGGCTCCTGGAGGGCTACTTCAGCCTCAAGCGGCAGGTGCTGGTGGAACTGCTGGCCGACTGCTGTGCGAATGCCTCCGAGGCCCAGGTGAGCCAGTTGGAGTCCACCTGCTACGCTCTCTGGGATGCGGCGCGCTGGGAGCCGGGTGCACGCTGCGCACAGTTGGAATTCGAGTTGCTACGACTGGCGGCCCACGCGGCGGCCCGTCCCGGGCACCTGCTCCTCATTCAGTCGCTGCAGCGGGCCATGAGGGGTAACGCGGCCCGGCTGCAGTTCCTCATGGGCGGAGAGTCGCTGCGCCAGTGGGCCATCTGCGCGATGCACGCCCTGGGCGATCGCGACGTGCGGGCGCTGACACACGAACTGCCGGCGTTGCTGAAGGCGTGCGACGAGGGCGTGCTGGACGCCTTCGCCCCTGCTCTTCGGGAGCATGCGCCCTCCGAGGACTCCCGCGCGCAGGAGAGCCACTCCGAAGCTTGCGCGTCCACCGCCGCGCAGGACGAGGCACTGGAGCCACGCCCCTGTGTGGACGAGGGCGGCATCGACTGCCTTGCGTCCACCGTCGAGGACAACAAGATGCTCGAGTCTGCATCCTGCCCCAATGAGGGAGAGTCCCCTCCCATGGAGCCGGACCGCGTGGCGCTGTGTCCTCAAACCGACCTGGAGCTCGCCTCCAGCAAGCCGGGGCGTGAGCGCGTTGCGGAGGACGTAGTGGGCGCAGTCTTGGGAACCCTCTCCGACTGTCGGGCAGCTTGGGACAATTTCAATCCAGAGGGAGGCCTCCCGTCCGAGCCTCCATCCACCTGTTTCTGCGGACACCGCTGCACCGATAACTGCCTGTTCTAG